One Leptolyngbyaceae cyanobacterium DNA window includes the following coding sequences:
- a CDS encoding Nif11-like leader peptide family natural product precursor — MSRESLEQFKEAVLKYTTLQERLKATANFESFIELAVKIGQESGYDINHDDVLGALHEESERQAKPPTIEDLVARFKQDSGKLEVY; from the coding sequence ATGTCTAGAGAGAGCTTAGAACAGTTTAAAGAAGCCGTCCTGAAATACACGACACTGCAAGAGCGGCTGAAAGCAACCGCAAACTTCGAGAGTTTTATCGAGTTGGCGGTAAAAATAGGTCAAGAAAGTGGTTATGATATTAATCATGATGACGTATTGGGAGCGCTCCACGAAGAAAGCGAACGTCAGGCCAAGCCGCCAACAATTGAAGATCTTGTCGCTCGATTTAAACAAGATTCAGGAAAATTAGAAGTGTATTAA
- a CDS encoding DUF917 domain-containing protein, giving the protein MTELYNQDLEDIVNGAAFLGSGGGGSLELGNQLASFITCPIQLKYIEELDVQDWGAVILGISAADASLPDNTRSSNASPKVLLNKEMFRNLKTNQQNPIEILFAAFADLEKALQMKKILDRNFSYTLTVEIGTANLLAAMLTANRYQIPIIDADGAARSVPELSLCSYCWSDIDIYPSTLANISSEQEEIKALIYAKTSSVMARLTEKLVGTQEFGSQGVMATYAMNGQTIRDRKPVIKGTITKALQIGTILREAKQKQLNPITVLIDFLNNGCSADNKNAFLLFQGKITEVKEEEDPRFQSGTLTLRNQNKEVRVDYLNENLIAWQGGRPIAMGPDLICYLTPDGTPLTNADNLKDKKGSELALIGLKAPEQLRQVSIINGFLDLLDRFGYKGEYKPIEELQK; this is encoded by the coding sequence ATGACAGAACTATACAACCAAGACCTTGAAGATATTGTTAATGGAGCCGCTTTTTTGGGAAGCGGCGGCGGCGGTTCCCTAGAACTGGGCAATCAGCTAGCCAGCTTTATTACTTGTCCTATCCAACTGAAATATATTGAAGAATTGGATGTCCAGGATTGGGGTGCGGTTATCTTAGGCATCAGTGCAGCAGATGCCTCTTTACCAGATAATACCCGTTCTTCAAATGCTTCCCCCAAAGTGTTGCTGAATAAAGAAATGTTTCGTAACCTCAAGACGAATCAGCAAAACCCAATTGAAATTTTGTTTGCAGCTTTTGCAGATTTAGAGAAAGCCTTGCAAATGAAGAAAATTCTAGATCGGAATTTCTCTTACACTCTTACTGTAGAAATAGGTACGGCAAACCTTCTCGCGGCTATGCTGACAGCAAATCGTTATCAAATCCCAATAATTGACGCTGATGGTGCAGCAAGGTCAGTACCAGAACTAAGTCTGTGTTCTTACTGCTGGTCTGATATTGATATTTATCCTTCTACTCTTGCCAATATTAGCTCTGAACAGGAAGAAATTAAAGCGCTGATTTATGCAAAAACTTCTTCAGTGATGGCTCGATTGACAGAAAAACTGGTAGGTACGCAAGAATTTGGCTCTCAAGGTGTGATGGCAACTTATGCGATGAACGGTCAAACGATACGCGATCGCAAACCAGTCATTAAAGGTACGATCACTAAAGCACTGCAAATAGGAACGATTCTCCGCGAAGCTAAACAAAAACAACTCAACCCTATTACAGTATTAATAGACTTTTTAAACAATGGTTGTTCTGCTGATAATAAAAATGCTTTCCTGCTTTTCCAAGGAAAAATAACGGAAGTAAAAGAAGAAGAAGATCCTCGGTTTCAATCCGGAACTTTAACCCTCAGAAATCAAAATAAAGAAGTTCGCGTCGATTATTTAAACGAAAACTTGATTGCTTGGCAAGGTGGCAGACCGATCGCGATGGGGCCAGATCTGATTTGCTATCTCACCCCAGATGGTACACCGCTTACCAATGCGGATAACTTAAAAGATAAAAAAGGGAGTGAGTTAGCTCTCATCGGCTTAAAAGCACCAGAACAATTGCGGCAGGTTTCAATAATTAATGGCTTTTTGGATTTACTCGATCGATTCGGATATAAAGGAGAGTACAAGCCAATTGAGGAATTGCAAAAATAA
- a CDS encoding general stress protein — protein MIVGQRERAVGIFPRFAQMAEALKQLKESGFPIEHISVIGKQRKYLRQLDPAVRTQEVGNQAGKGAKTGAIAGSLIGLFTGLFVGIGLLAIPAIGPIMLAGAAETAFATTLAGGAIGLATGTLLGALIGLGIPEEKARVYQERIKRGEFLMVVDGTEYEIRHAQSILMPLGIEDWGVYDAPTDEPAYATNNGRVVAHR, from the coding sequence ATGATTGTGGGTCAACGAGAACGGGCTGTCGGTATATTTCCCCGATTTGCACAAATGGCAGAAGCACTCAAGCAACTGAAAGAGAGTGGCTTTCCGATCGAGCATATTTCTGTAATTGGTAAACAAAGAAAATATTTGCGTCAATTAGACCCAGCAGTGAGAACTCAAGAAGTTGGCAATCAAGCCGGAAAAGGAGCCAAAACAGGGGCAATTGCTGGTAGTTTAATCGGACTTTTTACGGGTTTATTTGTGGGAATTGGTTTATTAGCAATTCCCGCCATCGGACCGATTATGTTAGCAGGAGCAGCAGAAACTGCGTTTGCAACTACTTTAGCTGGTGGCGCAATTGGTTTAGCTACGGGTACTCTACTAGGGGCATTAATAGGTTTAGGAATTCCAGAAGAAAAAGCGAGAGTTTATCAAGAGCGAATCAAACGTGGTGAATTTTTAATGGTTGTAGATGGGACGGAATATGAAATCCGTCACGCTCAATCTATCTTGATGCCTCTGGGAATTGAAGATTGGGGAGTTTATGATGCGCCAACCGATGAACCTGCTTATGCTACTAATAATGGTCGCGTTGTTGCTCATCGGTAG
- a CDS encoding BON domain-containing protein encodes MNKLTAFLLSSVVLMGAAGCSEVAKTSPNAPDSVAEAPKQLNLDAALRNETDATDPMRRAQANSDIRVREQRYNLFRDGQARSDDNIKSEVRSKLEVNLQTAQLAVDSQNGVVTVAGAVQNEYHLSKIEPLAREIRGVKDVVVKAIVSPALPVDANNDRS; translated from the coding sequence ATGAACAAGTTAACGGCGTTTTTACTAAGTAGCGTTGTTTTAATGGGAGCGGCTGGTTGTAGCGAAGTTGCGAAAACAAGTCCGAATGCGCCCGATTCGGTGGCAGAAGCGCCCAAACAGCTGAACCTTGATGCAGCTTTAAGGAACGAAACTGATGCCACCGATCCCATGAGAAGGGCGCAAGCTAATTCCGATATTCGTGTTCGTGAACAACGCTACAATCTTTTTAGAGATGGTCAAGCCAGGTCTGATGATAATATTAAAAGCGAAGTTCGCAGTAAGTTGGAAGTAAATTTACAAACTGCTCAACTAGCGGTTGACTCGCAAAATGGAGTTGTCACCGTAGCAGGCGCAGTCCAGAACGAATATCACTTGAGTAAAATTGAACCTTTGGCACGCGAAATTCGCGGCGTGAAAGATGTGGTTGTGAAAGCAATTGTATCGCCTGCATTACCAGTAGATGCAAATAACGATCGCTCATAA
- a CDS encoding general stress protein, protein MVFERNRRAVGVFSNRRDLENALHELRDAGFPMDKVSVISKDTSTNEIAGSDVRDADDNKADDGAKKGAIAGGTLGGLTGLLVGLGALAIPGIGPVMLAGATATAIATTLSGTAIGAAAGGLIGALIGLGIPEDRARVYSDRVSRGDHLVIVDGSDNDIRRAEAILSSRGIQEWGIYDYDAGADTSGVNYTRDRDVVEPRGDVSHPDDKVIVVDRRTEV, encoded by the coding sequence ATGGTTTTTGAACGCAACAGACGCGCTGTAGGTGTATTTTCTAACCGTCGAGATTTAGAGAATGCTTTGCATGAATTAAGAGATGCAGGCTTTCCAATGGATAAAGTTTCTGTAATTAGCAAAGATACCAGTACCAATGAAATTGCTGGTAGTGATGTACGAGATGCAGATGATAATAAAGCAGACGATGGTGCTAAAAAGGGTGCGATCGCAGGTGGTACATTAGGCGGTCTTACTGGTTTACTAGTTGGTCTGGGTGCGCTGGCAATTCCTGGTATTGGCCCTGTAATGTTAGCAGGAGCTACCGCTACCGCAATCGCTACAACCCTTTCTGGTACTGCGATCGGTGCGGCTGCTGGTGGTTTGATCGGTGCATTGATCGGGTTGGGAATTCCTGAAGATAGAGCGAGAGTTTATAGCGATCGCGTTTCTCGCGGCGATCATTTAGTAATAGTAGATGGCAGCGATAATGATATCCGCCGTGCAGAAGCAATTTTGAGTAGTCGTGGCATTCAGGAATGGGGTATTTACGATTACGATGCTGGTGCTGATACCTCTGGCGTTAATTACACCCGCGATCGTGATGTGGTTGAACCGAGAGGAGATGTTTCTCATCCGGATGATAAGGTGATCGTAGTTGATCGTCGGACTGAAGTTTAG